From Granulicella sp. WH15, the proteins below share one genomic window:
- a CDS encoding TonB family protein, whose translation MPTELLPIRRPIDTGERTPIGLGGAILLHVLIVGLVLGWSLADFTRHKGWGQADMQAGAIQATMVNSLPLPPKQLTKDNAVLTSEKPSPAPEPPPKAKAEPPPKPNEVLIPTKAPPPKPVKTAEKPTPAPPKHPQPVVPQPTKATTGETAGVRIPQAVTQLKNGTASMTVEDKAFGDRYAYYVRIVNQKVAAQWLTAEADSRASNGKRVTIIFDIDHDGVPSNARVGTRSGSPTLDMSALRAVQRVDGFGPLPQGNHITVEYSFDYKQP comes from the coding sequence ATGCCCACTGAGCTTCTCCCAATCCGACGCCCCATCGACACCGGCGAACGCACGCCCATCGGCCTCGGCGGAGCCATCCTGCTGCACGTCCTCATTGTGGGTCTGGTGCTGGGCTGGTCGCTGGCCGATTTTACCCGCCACAAGGGTTGGGGCCAGGCCGATATGCAGGCCGGGGCCATCCAGGCCACGATGGTCAACTCGCTGCCGCTGCCGCCAAAGCAGCTCACCAAGGACAATGCCGTCCTGACCAGCGAGAAGCCCAGCCCCGCGCCCGAGCCGCCGCCCAAGGCCAAAGCCGAGCCTCCACCCAAGCCGAACGAAGTTCTGATCCCCACCAAGGCTCCGCCGCCCAAGCCGGTCAAAACCGCTGAGAAGCCTACGCCAGCGCCGCCCAAGCATCCGCAGCCCGTCGTCCCGCAGCCCACCAAGGCCACCACGGGCGAGACCGCCGGGGTGCGCATCCCGCAGGCCGTCACGCAGCTCAAGAATGGCACCGCCAGTATGACCGTCGAGGACAAGGCCTTCGGCGACCGTTATGCCTACTACGTTCGTATCGTGAACCAGAAGGTCGCGGCGCAGTGGCTCACGGCTGAGGCTGACTCTCGCGCCTCAAACGGCAAGCGCGTCACCATCATCTTCGATATCGACCACGACGGTGTGCCCTCGAACGCTCGTGTCGGTACCCGTAGCGGTTCGCCTACATTGGATATGTCGGCGTTAAGGGCCGTGCAGCGCGTTGACGGATTCGGCCCGTTGCCGCAGGGAAACCACATTACGGTTGAGTATTCATTCGACTACAAACAGCCTTAG
- the hemC gene encoding hydroxymethylbilane synthase, whose product MDTIRIGSRGSQLALWQANFIADELRRAGNTVEIEVIRTTGDRMQTPGFVLPAGPNGEKPDGKGIFIKEIEEALAAGRIDLAVHSLKDLPTTMDARFAMAAIPPRADARDAFVCETYWGLHMLPEWARIGTTSPRRRAQLLALRPDLQFVEMRGNIDTRLRKLEDGECDALVLACAGLDRIGRTESVHQRFGVDELTPAPGQGALGLETRHPEHAVDVTRDAAIYAAVRALECWETRFAVEAERAFLNGMGGGCDLPLGAYCQARAGGWEMRAQVLARDGEQSVEVTLRTEAGEDAVALGTRAAKWVKDAGGLDLLDEKLVG is encoded by the coding sequence ATGGATACGATTCGGATTGGGTCACGAGGGTCGCAGCTGGCGCTGTGGCAGGCGAACTTTATCGCCGATGAGCTGCGGCGCGCGGGTAATACGGTCGAGATCGAGGTCATCCGTACCACCGGCGACCGGATGCAGACGCCGGGGTTCGTGCTGCCCGCAGGCCCCAACGGCGAGAAGCCGGACGGCAAGGGGATCTTCATCAAGGAGATCGAAGAGGCACTGGCCGCAGGGCGGATCGACCTGGCTGTACACAGCCTGAAGGATCTGCCCACCACGATGGATGCACGCTTTGCGATGGCAGCGATTCCGCCCCGAGCCGACGCACGCGATGCCTTCGTCTGCGAGACGTACTGGGGACTGCACATGCTGCCGGAGTGGGCGCGGATCGGCACCACCAGCCCGCGGCGGCGAGCTCAGCTTCTGGCGCTTCGGCCCGATCTTCAGTTCGTGGAGATGCGCGGTAACATCGACACGCGGTTACGCAAGCTGGAGGACGGCGAGTGCGACGCGCTGGTGCTGGCCTGTGCCGGCCTGGACCGGATCGGCCGTACGGAGTCGGTGCATCAGCGGTTTGGGGTGGATGAGCTGACGCCCGCTCCGGGGCAGGGGGCTCTTGGGCTGGAGACTCGGCATCCCGAGCACGCTGTAGATGTAACTCGGGATGCCGCAATCTACGCGGCTGTCCGGGCGCTGGAGTGCTGGGAGACGCGCTTTGCGGTCGAGGCCGAGAGGGCGTTCCTGAATGGGATGGGCGGCGGGTGCGACCTGCCGCTGGGAGCTTACTGTCAGGCCCGCGCCGGAGGTTGGGAGATGAGGGCGCAGGTGCTGGCGCGGGATGGGGAACAGTCGGTGGAGGTAACTCTGCGGACCGAGGCCGGTGAAGATGCTGTTGCTTTGGGCACACGGGCAGCGAAGTGGGTGAAAGACGCCGGTGGGTTGGATCTGCTGGATGAAAAGCTGGTGGGGTAG
- a CDS encoding biopolymer transporter ExbD — MAFSAKGRTQTALADINITPLVDVVLVLLLIFMLTAPVLQSGIDVAIPHTRSTQTLTEERMVITIDKDQNVFLQASGADKPVNVADLPELLKAHAADPGKQTVYVRADERVPFGAFASVMESVKRSGITNISIVTQPFEK; from the coding sequence ATGGCCTTCTCCGCCAAGGGCCGCACCCAAACCGCGCTCGCCGACATCAACATCACGCCGCTGGTAGACGTGGTGCTGGTGCTGCTGCTCATCTTCATGCTCACGGCTCCGGTACTCCAGTCCGGCATCGACGTGGCGATTCCCCACACGCGCTCCACCCAGACGCTCACCGAAGAGCGCATGGTCATCACGATCGACAAGGACCAGAACGTCTTTCTCCAGGCCAGCGGGGCCGATAAGCCCGTCAACGTAGCCGACCTGCCCGAGCTGCTCAAGGCCCATGCCGCAGACCCCGGCAAGCAGACCGTTTACGTCCGCGCCGATGAGCGGGTTCCCTTCGGAGCCTTTGCCTCGGTCATGGAGTCGGTCAAACGCTCCGGCATCACCAATATCAGCATCGTGACACAGCCCTTCGAGAAGTAA
- the hemA gene encoding glutamyl-tRNA reductase encodes MSEQSLVLLGVNHNTAPVDVRERLAIPAGRLADATRSLAQQPGIREGLILSTCNRVEILTLQEDAPDLLRFLHEYFAVPAATIQPHLYEFREREAVRHLFRVASSLDSMVVGEPQILGQVKESYSVAREVGAVSGTLEPLLQRAFTVAKKVRTETQIGSSSVSIASVAVDLARKIFGALANKTVLLVGAGKMSELAARHLIEQGVGSILVSNRTVERAEKIADSLRTPKITTGVLPFEDLYAEAHRADIVITSTGAAHQIFGRQHGQSFVQRRKGRPIFFIDIAVPRDVDPKVNEVEGCFVYDIDDLQQVAAANMADRSREAAEAERIVTSEVDRYQQKLLSLDAVPVIKALQAQAETLRQGELARVQARLAGLTPAQIEAVEALTRSLTNKFLHAPLMAVRDAAAQGDTAGLARLEELYVAKDGRRGS; translated from the coding sequence ATGAGTGAGCAGAGCCTGGTGCTCCTGGGAGTCAACCACAACACCGCTCCGGTAGACGTGCGCGAGCGGCTGGCGATCCCGGCTGGACGGCTGGCCGATGCGACCAGAAGCCTTGCCCAGCAGCCGGGGATTCGCGAAGGGCTGATCCTTTCGACCTGCAACCGTGTGGAGATCCTGACTCTACAGGAAGACGCTCCCGACCTGCTGCGGTTTTTGCACGAGTACTTTGCCGTCCCGGCGGCGACGATCCAGCCGCATCTGTACGAGTTCCGCGAGCGTGAGGCCGTGCGGCACCTGTTCCGGGTCGCATCTTCTCTGGACTCGATGGTAGTCGGCGAGCCCCAGATTTTGGGGCAGGTAAAGGAATCCTACTCGGTCGCGCGGGAGGTGGGCGCAGTCTCCGGCACGTTGGAGCCTCTGCTGCAACGCGCGTTCACGGTGGCGAAGAAAGTTCGGACGGAGACGCAGATCGGCAGCTCCAGCGTGTCGATTGCAAGTGTGGCCGTGGACCTGGCCAGGAAGATCTTCGGCGCGCTGGCCAACAAGACCGTGCTGCTGGTGGGCGCGGGCAAGATGTCGGAACTGGCGGCGCGGCACCTGATCGAGCAGGGTGTGGGGTCGATTTTGGTCTCGAACCGCACGGTGGAGCGCGCGGAGAAGATCGCCGACTCGCTGCGGACGCCGAAGATTACGACCGGCGTGCTGCCCTTCGAGGATCTGTACGCCGAGGCGCATCGAGCCGATATCGTGATTACCTCGACCGGAGCGGCGCACCAGATCTTCGGCCGCCAGCATGGGCAGAGCTTTGTGCAGCGGCGGAAGGGACGGCCAATCTTCTTTATCGACATCGCCGTGCCCCGCGACGTGGACCCCAAGGTCAACGAGGTCGAGGGCTGCTTCGTCTACGACATCGACGACCTGCAACAAGTGGCCGCGGCGAACATGGCCGACCGCAGCCGTGAAGCAGCCGAGGCGGAGCGGATCGTGACCAGCGAGGTCGACCGCTACCAGCAGAAGCTGCTGTCGCTGGACGCAGTGCCGGTCATCAAGGCTCTTCAGGCGCAGGCGGAGACGCTGCGGCAGGGCGAGCTGGCCAGGGTACAGGCGCGGCTGGCCGGACTTACCCCGGCTCAGATCGAGGCCGTCGAGGCGTTGACGCGGTCGCTGACGAACAAGTTTCTGCACGCTCCGCTGATGGCAGTGCGCGATGCGGCGGCGCAGGGAGATACGGCGGGGCTGGCTCGGCTGGAAGAGTTGTACGTGGCCAAGGATGGCCGTCGAGGGAGTTAA